The window TGCGTGGTATCGAGCGCAGCACCTTTTTGATCGACGAGAACGGCAAGCTGCGTCGCGAGTGGCGCAAAGTCAAGGTCAAAGGGCACGTCGACGAAGTGCTCGCGGCCGTCAAAGAACTCTAACCTGCAACCCCAACTGCCGTGCCGCCGTAATCGGCGGTACCATCGATACGTATGACACCAACACCCGGTAAACGAATCTTCGTACTGGATACCAATGTCCTGATCCACGATCCGACGGCGGTGTTTCGCTTTGAGGAACACGACGTCTATCTGCCGATGGCGGTGCTGGAGGAACTGGACGCCACCAAGAAAGGCATGTCGGAGGCCTCGCGAAACGCGCGCCAGGCCAGCCGATTTATTGATTCGCTGATCGCCGACAAGACCAAGGACGAAATTGACCATGGGCTGTCGCTGCCGTCGGCCATGCACGAGGACGACGAGCACAAGTTTGGCAACGGCAGTGGCCGACTGTTTTTCCAGACCCGCTCGGTGCCCTACCCGCTGCCGGAAGACCTGCCGGGCAAGCGCCCGGACAACACCATCCTGGGCAACACGCTGGCGCTGCAGGATGAGCACGAGTCGCACGTTACGCTGGTATCAAAAGACATCAACCTGCGGATCAAGGCGTCGGTGCTGGGCATCCATGCCGAGGATTACTACAACGACCGAACCTTGAGCGATGTTGACCTGCTGTTTACCGGCGTGGATACGCTGGCCGATGACTTCTGGGAACAGCACAGCAAGGATGTCGATTCGTGGCAGGAAGCCGGGCATACCTTTTATAAGGTGCGCGGCCCGCGCGTACCGGAGTGGTACCCGAACCAGTTTATTCATATGCCGGGCGACAATGGCTTTGAGGCTATAGTGCGCGAGACACCCGGCGCCGACACGGCAATCGTCGAGCTGGTCGACGACTACCGCAACGAAAAGCACAACATCTGGGGCATCACCGCACGTAACCGCGAACAGAACTTTGCGCTCAACCTGCTGATGTGCCCGGAAGTGGATTTTGTCACTATCCTCGGCGTGGCTGGCACCGGCAAGACACTGCTAACCCTGGCGGCCGGCCTGACACAGACGCTGGAGAATAACGACTACGGCGAGATCATCATGACCCGGGTCACGGTACCGCTGGGCGAAGATATCGGATTTCTCCCGGGCACCGAAGAAGAAAAGATGGAACCGTGGATGGGTGCGCTGATGGATAACCTGGAAGTGCTGACGCAAAGCCAGGAAGGCGGCCAGTGGGGCCGCCAGGCAACAAATGACCTGCTGCGAAATCGCATCAAGATTCGCTCGCTCAATTTCATGCGCGGCCGAACTTTTTTAAACCGCTTCATCATCATTGACGAGGCGCAAAACCTGACTCCGAAACAGATG is drawn from Gammaproteobacteria bacterium and contains these coding sequences:
- a CDS encoding PhoH family protein → MTPTPGKRIFVLDTNVLIHDPTAVFRFEEHDVYLPMAVLEELDATKKGMSEASRNARQASRFIDSLIADKTKDEIDHGLSLPSAMHEDDEHKFGNGSGRLFFQTRSVPYPLPEDLPGKRPDNTILGNTLALQDEHESHVTLVSKDINLRIKASVLGIHAEDYYNDRTLSDVDLLFTGVDTLADDFWEQHSKDVDSWQEAGHTFYKVRGPRVPEWYPNQFIHMPGDNGFEAIVRETPGADTAIVELVDDYRNEKHNIWGITARNREQNFALNLLMCPEVDFVTILGVAGTGKTLLTLAAGLTQTLENNDYGEIIMTRVTVPLGEDIGFLPGTEEEKMEPWMGALMDNLEVLTQSQEGGQWGRQATNDLLRNRIKIRSLNFMRGRTFLNRFIIIDEAQNLTPKQMKAIITRAGPGTKLVCLGNVAQIDTPYLTETTSGLTYVVNRFRDWGHSGHITLLRGERSRLADHASDIL